The Actinoplanes sp. N902-109 genomic interval TCGGTGACGGCGGGGCTGGAGCGCAGCCGGGGCGAGCCCGGTTCGAGGGCGAGCGTGCCCTGCGTGCCCTTGACCGCTCCGGCGCCGGCCATCGCCTCGATGCCGCCGTTGGCGTCGGCCCAGTCCTTGCTGCCCCAGCTGAACCGGGTCATCGTGAGCGTGGTGCCGGGCGCGGTGTCCGCCTTGACGGCGAACACCGGGCCCTGCAGCTGCCGGACCGCCTTGGGGGTCAGGAAGGCCTCGTCGAACGCGCACCAGGCCGAGTCGGGGCCGTCGCCCAGCTGGTACCAGCAGTTGTCGTACTGCCGGGCGAAGGCGAGGTGCTCGTCGTTGAGGTGGATCTCGACGACGAGCCCGTCGATCGGTGCGGTGCCTTTGTTGCGGATGCCGATGACGCCCCGCGAGACGGCGCCGGGCCGGGTGCTGACGGTCTGCAGGCGGCCGGATTCGAGCGATGCCTCGGTCACCGCTTCCACCGTGCCCCGCCCGGGTGCGGCGTGGGCGGCGGCGGGCAGGGCGGTGGTGGCCAGGGCCGCGGCCACGAACAGTGGCGCGGCTTTCCAGCGGGATGTCATGCTGTCTCGTACCCCCGATGAGTGATTGATCGCGACACCTTACAAAACGGTGTGCGCGAATGTCACCCCGCGGTCCGATGTGCACCGATCCGTTGCGAACGCTTGCGTTCGAAGCCGTCCAAACGCCGCGCGTGGGTGCGCAGCCGGGCGTTTGCCGGCGCAACGGTCAGCCGGAACCGGCCCTCGCGGGGCTGTCCGGCGTCGTCGCCGCCCCACGCCAGCATGCCGCCGGACCCGGCGAGGATGTCGCGCACCACCGCCACCTGGTAGGGCAGCAGGCCGCCGCTCACCCCGACCGCGTACCAGTGCGGGCGCAGGTCCAGCGTGGTGCCGTCGGCGCTCGCCACGACCTCACCCGGGTGCAGCGTGTCGACCTCGTAGTGGAAACGCCGGGCGGCGTACAGGAGCAGCGTCGCGGCCGGGCCCGGCAGCAGCCGGACCGTGGCGTCGCTGCCCTGGATCGGGTATTCGCGCAGCTGGGGGGCCGCCGAAGCGGGCACGGACAGCGGCAGGACCGTGGCCGCACCGGCCCCGGCACCGAGGAGCAGAACAGTGCGACGACGCATCAACAACTCCTGAGCTTGACCGCGGCGGAAAACAGAAGGAGAAAACATCATCTGGGCTTGACCGCGGCGGAAAACGGAAGAAACAGACATTATTTGGCCTCCGCCCAGGCGAGCGCGACGAGCCGATCGGCGAAAACCTGGCAGAAGGCGGTCATCTGGTCGCTCGCGGGCACCGGCGTGGTCGCCTGCCCGCGCAGCATCCGGTCGCGGGCCGCGGCCACCTGCGCGTCCGCGGTGCTGGTGAGTACGTCGCGGGCGGCGGTGGCGGCCAGCGCCGCGCTGCCACCGAACCGGGTCTGGAAGAAGCGCCGGAACCGCGACGTGCGAGCGGTGCCGCGCAGGTGCGCCGCGAGGCGGGTGCCCGCGGTGAGGGCGGCGGCTGCGTGGTAGGCGTCCACATCGGCCACCATCGCGGCCAGCGTGAACGCGCTGACCACCGAGGACTTGGCGAACATGGTGCTCGCGCGGTCCTTCCCGGGCGTACCGGGAGCGGTGAACTGCCAATCGCCGTAGAGGGCGACCCAGTCCTGGCCCCAGCTGCCGAAATCGGCGCGGATCCCGGATTGCAGCGCGCCCAGCGTGGCGTCGGCGAACCGGCTGGCGTCCACGTCGACGTTGGCGACCGGGTCGCGGTAGGTGCGGATGCGGGCCCCTCCCGCGGCGCCGACGTAGGCCGCGAAACCGGCGTCGGTGTCCCCGTTGAGCTGCCGCGACTGCCAGGTGTCGTGCCGGCCCGCGCGCAGGTACTGCAGCACGAGCCGGTCCGGGTCGCCCTGCCCGTAGGCCGTGGCCAGCGCGCTGAGCCGGTCGATCCAGGCCAGGAACTGGTCGAGCGTGGCGGCGGGCGAGCCGGTCGCGCCTTCGCCCTGATCCCCGTACGGCCGGAGCACGCACCTGTCCACCTCGAGCGACGCGGCGCCGGACCCCACCGTCACGGTCGCGAACTGGTCGAGCAGCCAGTTGTCGGGCAGCGGGTAGCCGACGTTCGCGGTCCACCCGGTGGTGATGCCACTGACGAAACCGCGCAGCGTGTACGCCTCCCGGAACAGCCGGGTGCACACGTTGCGGGCGCCGTAGTTGCCGTGCGCGTAGCGGTTGCCGCGGGCGCGCAGCCCGGCCGCCACGCCGAGGAAGTACGGCACGATCCGCTCGTCGACGTTCTTGTCGGTGGCGTCGAAGTCGACGGCGAAGTAGATGGTCGCGCCCGCGTCCAGGTTGAAGCCGAGCGCGGCGTCGTGGGCGGCCAGCGCGTCGTCGTACCCCTGCTGGTAGGTGAAGAACTCGGCCGAGTCGTTCGCGGTCTGGAAGATCGGGAACAGCCGCATGCCGTTGGCGAACAGCGTGGCGGGCTCGCCGGGCTTGAGCTTCTTGTCGAAGTCCGAGCCCTCGACGTTGGTCAGGTACCGCCCGACCAGCGAGTAGCCCGCGTTGGTCAGCGCGGTGGCCCGGGCCGCGGTGACCTCGGTGATGGTGTCCGCGGCGGTGGCCGGGCGGGCCGGGTCGCCGGTGCTGATCAGCAGCGCGGCCCAGGTGGCGAAGTCGCCGGCGCCGGTCTCGGCGAGCGCCACGAACCGCTGGAACGCGCGCACCTGCCCGGCCAGCGTGGCGTCGAAGGTGTCGGTGAACGTCTGCGCCGACGGGTACAGCGCGAGCGCACCGGAGAACAGCCGCACCCACGCCCCGGTCGAGCCGGTCTGGATCAGGCCCCTGCTACGCAGGCTGCTCTGGGTGAGCGGGCCGAAGTTGCCGTTGGCCGTGGCGTCGTCCAGCCCCGCCTCGTACTGGATGCCGAAGGTGAGGGCCTTGAGGATGGCCGGGGTGCCCACGCCGTCGCAGGGCAGCACGAAGAACGCCGACCGGTTGAGGTAGCGGTTGTTCAGCCACTGCTGGGCGGCCCGGACGGCGGCCGAGCCCCCGGCCGCGAGCAGGTAGCTGTCGGTCGACAGCAGCGCCTTGAACACCTTGGGTTGCAGCGTGCCGTCGGTGGTGGCCAGCCCGGCGTCGGTCATCATGGCGGTGATCGCCGTGGTGGTGCGGGTGCCCCACACCCCGTCCAGCGTGCCCGGGTCGTAGCCCTTGCAGATGGCACCACCCTGGACGATGAACACGATGTTGTGGTTGGCCTCGCCGGCGCTGACCGGTCCGTGGTTGGTCAGCGCGGCGAGCGTGCCGGTGCCGAAGTTGTCGGCCAGGCTGGTCAGGCCCAGTTCGTGCTGCAGGGCGCGGGTGAGCGCGCCGGTGGTCTGGGAGCCGGTGATGCCGTCCTCGGTGACCGGGGTGTAACCGCTGACCGTACGGTACGTGGCGTTCACCCAGCGCTGTACTGCTAGTACCTCGGCGCTCAAAGGATTCCTCTCGATCGATGATGGCCGAGGGGGACGATACTGTCCCGCAGCAACCGGCGGGGGCCGTCCCGGCGCGGGGGCCGTCCTACCACGGAAGTAGTAGGAGGAGGCGGGATCTCTACCACCTCCGGCCGACGTGCGGATCGGGTCCCTGCACTTAGGTTGATCGGCATGGACGCGACCGTGACGATCGCCGTGCTGCTGGGTGTGGTCTCCGCCCTCGGCTATGCGGCTGGGGCACTGCTGCAGCAGCGGGTCGGCGACCGGCCGGTGCCGCAGCTGCTGCGCCTCCCGCGCTGGTGGCTGGCGATCGGCAGCAACGGGCTGGGGGCGTTGCTGCACGTGGCCGCGTTGCGTTTCGGCTCGCTGGTGCTCGTGCAGGCGCTGGGGGTGCTCACGCTGGTGCTGGCGGTGCCGCTGGCCGCCGCCGTGGGCCGGCGCCGGGTCGGCCGTCGGGAGGCCGCGGGCACCGGGCTGGCCGCGGCGGGTCTGGCCGGGCTGTTGCTGCTGACCGGCTCGGCCGCCGCGTCCGCGTTGACGAGCCACGAACTCGTCGTCCTCGTGCTCGCGGCCGCGCTGGTGCTGACGGTCGCGGCCGGGCGGGCGCACGGCCTGACCGCGGCCGCGGCGGGTGGTCTGGCCTTCGGGGTCGCCTCGGCCATCACCCAGACCTTGACGGTACGGATGACCGACGGCTTGCCGTTCGTGGCGCCGGCGGTGGTGGCCGTCGCGGCCCTGAACGTCGCGGGTGTGCTCCTCACCCAGCGCTCCTACCGGCGGGGCCTGGCCGGGCCGCTCGCCGTGGGCACGGTCGCCAATCCGGTGGCCGCGGCGGTCATCGGGGTCGTGCTGCTCGGCGAGCGGGTCCGCGGCGGCACCACGGGCATCGCCCTGGCCCTGCTGTGTGCCGCGGTCATCGCCGCCGGGGTGCAGCTGCTGACGGCGCGGCGGGACCTGCACACCCGGGCGCGCTCCGCCCACCTGGTGCGTTCGCGCCCGGTGCGCCGCCACCGGCGCGCGG includes:
- a CDS encoding DMT family transporter; this translates as MDATVTIAVLLGVVSALGYAAGALLQQRVGDRPVPQLLRLPRWWLAIGSNGLGALLHVAALRFGSLVLVQALGVLTLVLAVPLAAAVGRRRVGRREAAGTGLAAAGLAGLLLLTGSAAASALTSHELVVLVLAAALVLTVAAGRAHGLTAAAAGGLAFGVASAITQTLTVRMTDGLPFVAPAVVAVAALNVAGVLLTQRSYRRGLAGPLAVGTVANPVAAAVIGVVLLGERVRGGTTGIALALLCAAVIAAGVQLLTARRDLHTRARSAHLVRSRPVRRHRRAVTRPAGRGRPVPVPLMPR
- a CDS encoding glycoside hydrolase domain-containing protein, with translation MNATYRTVSGYTPVTEDGITGSQTTGALTRALQHELGLTSLADNFGTGTLAALTNHGPVSAGEANHNIVFIVQGGAICKGYDPGTLDGVWGTRTTTAITAMMTDAGLATTDGTLQPKVFKALLSTDSYLLAAGGSAAVRAAQQWLNNRYLNRSAFFVLPCDGVGTPAILKALTFGIQYEAGLDDATANGNFGPLTQSSLRSRGLIQTGSTGAWVRLFSGALALYPSAQTFTDTFDATLAGQVRAFQRFVALAETGAGDFATWAALLISTGDPARPATAADTITEVTAARATALTNAGYSLVGRYLTNVEGSDFDKKLKPGEPATLFANGMRLFPIFQTANDSAEFFTYQQGYDDALAAHDAALGFNLDAGATIYFAVDFDATDKNVDERIVPYFLGVAAGLRARGNRYAHGNYGARNVCTRLFREAYTLRGFVSGITTGWTANVGYPLPDNWLLDQFATVTVGSGAASLEVDRCVLRPYGDQGEGATGSPAATLDQFLAWIDRLSALATAYGQGDPDRLVLQYLRAGRHDTWQSRQLNGDTDAGFAAYVGAAGGARIRTYRDPVANVDVDASRFADATLGALQSGIRADFGSWGQDWVALYGDWQFTAPGTPGKDRASTMFAKSSVVSAFTLAAMVADVDAYHAAAALTAGTRLAAHLRGTARTSRFRRFFQTRFGGSAALAATAARDVLTSTADAQVAAARDRMLRGQATTPVPASDQMTAFCQVFADRLVALAWAEAK